Within Amedibacterium intestinale, the genomic segment CTTTACCCCTCTAGGATTTTTACGTATTGGCTTTCTAAGCATAACAATGCTGCATATTCCAGTCATTATATGTGCCATGTATCTAGGCCCTAAATATGGAGCAGCTATGGGATTTGTAATGGGATTTTGTTCCTTTTACAACGCTACATTCCAGCCAAGTCCAACAAGTTTCTGTTTCACCCCATTTTATTCCATTGCCGGAATCAGCGGAAACTTCTACAGCTTATTAATCGCCTTTATACCACGTATTGCTCTTGGATACTTTTCCGGTCTAGTCTACCAAAAACTAAAAGGAAAAAAACTAGCACCTGCATTAAGCGGAATCACTGGTGCTTTAGTAAACACCGTTGGAGTACTTGGAGGAATCTGGATATTCTTTAAAGAACCATACGAACAAGTCCTTGGAGAAGCCATCATCACCTTGTTTATGACAACCATTTGGATCAACTCCATTGCAGAAATCATAGTCGCAATCATTGCCGCAACTGCGCTACACCAGGCAATCAAACATCAACATAAATAAACTACTACAGGATGATATCTAAAAAATACCATCCTGTTTTTTTATTTCTCTAATATAAATCCTTTTGATTTATTCTTTTCTCACAG encodes:
- a CDS encoding ECF transporter S component, coding for MRNKKTANMVTFAMLLAIEVVLAFTPLGFLRIGFLSITMLHIPVIICAMYLGPKYGAAMGFVMGFCSFYNATFQPSPTSFCFTPFYSIAGISGNFYSLLIAFIPRIALGYFSGLVYQKLKGKKLAPALSGITGALVNTVGVLGGIWIFFKEPYEQVLGEAIITLFMTTIWINSIAEIIVAIIAATALHQAIKHQHK